In Triticum aestivum cultivar Chinese Spring chromosome 5B, IWGSC CS RefSeq v2.1, whole genome shotgun sequence, the following proteins share a genomic window:
- the LOC123113424 gene encoding serine/threonine-protein kinase Aurora-3 translates to MERRQWSLSDFDIGKFIGEGKFGKVYLGRERQSGYVVALKVIYKTKLEKYRFHGHLRREIEIQHGLDHPNVLRLFAWFHDAERVVLVLEYAARGELYKLLRSVGHFSERTAATYVASLAGALAYCHKKQVIHRDIKPENLLLDIEGRLKIADFGWAVRSNAKRHTLCGTIDYLAPEMVEKKAHDYAVDNWTLGILCYEFLYGSPPFEAAEQQDTLMRIVKVDLLFPKTRDISADAKDLICKLLVKDSSKRISLDDILKHPWIVKNAEPSGSCIEQKASA, encoded by the exons GTCTATCTCGGCCGCGAGAGGCAG AGCGGCTACGTGGTGGCGCTCAAGGTGATATACAAGACGAAGCTGGAGAAGTACCGGTTCCACGGGCACCTGCGGCGGGAGATCGAGATCCAGCACGGCCTCGACCACCCCAACGTGCTCCGCCTCTTCGCCTGGTTCCACGACGCCGAGCGGgtcgtcctcgtcctcgagtaCGCCGCCCGCGGGGAGCTATACAAGCTCCTCCGCAGCGTCGGCCACTTCTCGGAGCGGACCGCCGCCACC tATGTAGCAAGCCTTGCTGGTGCACTGGCATACTGTCACAAGAAGCAGGTAATTCACAGGGACATCAAGCCGGAAAATTTGCTCCTTGATATCGAG GGCCGGCTTAAAATTGCAGATTTTGGATGGGCGGTTCGATCAAATGCTAAACGTCACACACTCTGTGGCACAATAGATTACCTGGCACCGGAGATGGTAGAGAAAAAGGCTCACGATTACGCCGTTGACAACTGGACTTTAGGAATCCTGTGCTACGAGTTTTTGTATGGTTCGCCACCCTTTGAAGCTGCAGAACAGCAAGATACCCTGATGAG GATAGTCAAAGTGGACTTGCTGTTCCCTAAAACTCGTGACATATCTGCAGATGCCAAGGATCTCATTTGCAAG CTGCTAGTGAAGGATTCGAGCAAGAGGATTTCTCTTGACGATATTCTGAAGCATCCGTGGATTGTAAAGAATGCAGAGCCTTCAGGGAGTTGCATTGAGCAAAAAGCTAGTGCCTAA